Proteins from a single region of Rubeoparvulum massiliense:
- a CDS encoding lysylphosphatidylglycerol synthase domain-containing protein: MTTLKRWLQIKWVGSSLKIAFSLLVIGFIFHHGKHELASISFRESFHVMWSLPSYSLVLSIILGLFAVSTMFYYDYLLARSLKLHFPLGKVFRVSWMANTLNGVMGFGGIIGAGLRMYIYRDGTKHQKKLVQGIGWMALAMLSGLSFSSIFVLLNIFPVRALLEAKPWLLMIEIGVLCFLVAYLLIAYYKGKEVASFAITVKYTIVSIMEWFSAATVAYFALYLINGEAPLLTVYGVFFVSAAAGLLSMVPGGLGTFDLTYLIGLGTVGIQPEIVLSSLMLYRAVYYGIPFIIGILLATYELMVRFYAKLKDQPLFEQGLEKSRSFINRRKGMRRKLSLIVMMTLTVICSITSLVYGLMPNSGEEMSICAHFPSWVRLGLDALLVALSIILVMNSKGIFYGSKRSRHAVLYTILLVIPIVLLEGGKAFSLIWFIGLTLLLLVSKSKFTRVRRTITAQRIVQGTLLLMLIYYIYYVFIRPLIEIQHGLVEALPYKEIAMVYLLSLGFFFVVYSLLYYTFKRINYSMKRLSQ, from the coding sequence TTGACAACACTAAAACGCTGGTTGCAGATCAAATGGGTGGGCTCATCGCTAAAAATCGCTTTTTCATTATTGGTGATCGGCTTTATTTTCCATCATGGGAAACATGAACTTGCATCCATCTCCTTTCGAGAATCCTTCCATGTGATGTGGAGTTTACCTTCATACAGCCTAGTTTTGAGCATTATTCTAGGCTTGTTTGCTGTGTCCACCATGTTTTATTATGATTATTTACTCGCTCGTTCATTAAAGCTACATTTCCCCTTGGGTAAGGTATTTCGCGTTTCTTGGATGGCCAATACCTTAAATGGTGTGATGGGCTTCGGAGGAATTATAGGTGCAGGGCTACGGATGTACATCTATCGAGATGGGACAAAGCATCAAAAAAAGCTTGTGCAGGGTATTGGTTGGATGGCATTGGCCATGTTAAGTGGACTCTCCTTTAGTTCCATCTTTGTTTTACTGAATATATTTCCTGTTCGGGCACTACTTGAGGCGAAGCCTTGGTTGTTGATGATCGAAATTGGGGTACTCTGCTTTTTAGTGGCATATCTTCTGATCGCATATTATAAAGGAAAAGAAGTGGCCTCCTTCGCCATTACGGTAAAGTATACCATTGTCTCTATCATGGAATGGTTCTCTGCAGCGACGGTAGCCTACTTTGCACTCTATCTTATCAATGGTGAGGCACCATTATTAACGGTATATGGAGTCTTCTTTGTGTCTGCGGCAGCAGGCTTGCTTAGTATGGTACCTGGAGGCTTGGGAACCTTTGATCTTACCTATCTTATTGGTTTAGGAACCGTTGGTATTCAACCAGAAATCGTCCTCAGCAGTCTCATGCTTTACCGGGCTGTTTATTATGGAATCCCCTTTATAATTGGGATTCTTTTGGCCACTTATGAATTGATGGTACGCTTCTATGCAAAATTAAAGGATCAACCCCTATTTGAACAGGGATTAGAAAAATCACGCTCCTTCATTAATAGAAGAAAAGGTATGAGAAGAAAGCTTTCTCTTATTGTAATGATGACATTGACCGTAATCTGTAGTATTACATCACTTGTTTATGGGCTCATGCCTAATTCAGGTGAGGAGATGTCCATCTGTGCGCATTTTCCATCATGGGTCAGACTTGGCTTAGACGCACTTTTAGTAGCACTCTCCATCATCTTAGTGATGAATTCCAAAGGAATCTTTTATGGGAGTAAACGTTCACGCCATGCCGTTCTCTATACCATCCTATTGGTAATACCCATCGTTCTTCTTGAGGGAGGTAAAGCATTCTCTCTAATCTGGTTTATTGGTTTAACGCTCTTACTTCTTGTGTCAAAAAGTAAATTTACGCGGGTACGTAGAACCATTACTGCGCAAAGAATTGTGCAAGGAACACTACTGCTCATGTTAATCTACTATATTTACTATGTCTTTATTCGCCCCTTGATTGAGATCCAGCACGGCTTAGTGGAAGCTCTACCTTATAAAGAAATTGCTATGGTCTATCTTCTCAGCCTAGGTTTCTTTTTCGTAGTTTATTCCCTTCTTTACTATACATTTAAAAGGATTAACTATAGCATGAAGCGTTTGTCGCAATGA
- a CDS encoding VOC family protein, translating to MTIRSIHHVCIQTSQYEESLAFYTEGLGFKIVKETPNFHGRAYNTWLQLDSIYIELQTAKAGEALEAWSSKQQGMVHLCFVVDDLQGEYRRLKALGYSFKQKNGEAIYLVEDGYLCKVKAPEGTEIELRENGILA from the coding sequence ATGACCATTCGTTCTATCCATCATGTTTGCATTCAGACCAGTCAGTATGAGGAATCCTTAGCTTTTTACACCGAGGGCTTAGGGTTCAAAATTGTGAAGGAGACACCTAACTTTCATGGGCGTGCATATAATACATGGCTCCAACTCGATTCAATCTACATTGAGCTGCAGACGGCGAAGGCAGGAGAGGCTCTGGAAGCGTGGAGCTCTAAGCAGCAGGGAATGGTTCATCTCTGCTTTGTCGTGGATGATTTGCAGGGGGAGTATAGACGGCTCAAAGCATTAGGCTACTCATTCAAGCAAAAAAATGGCGAGGCAATCTATCTGGTTGAGGATGGATATCTTTGCAAGGTGAAGGCGCCAGAGGGAACAGAGATCGAGTTACGTGAAAATGGGATACTTGCATAG
- a CDS encoding energy-coupling factor ABC transporter ATP-binding protein — protein MSHHYVELKKLYYTYPDGNQAIHGINLMIHHGEAVAIVGANGAGKSTLLKLLVGILIPSQGEISVGGTSVTKKTLPYIRQHIGFTFQDPDDQLFMNTVYDDVAFGPRNYGVDEPEVEQRVLRALEIVGAVHLKDRAPYKLSGGEKRAVAIAAVLTMEPDILVMDEPSAALDPQARRRLIRLLQGFSHTKIITTHDLDMVLDLCERTIIVKDGRIVADGPSLEILSNEELLEACGLEKPLRMQGCPICNRKEEHLT, from the coding sequence ATGAGTCATCATTACGTCGAATTGAAGAAGTTATACTATACCTATCCTGATGGTAATCAAGCGATTCATGGCATCAACCTGATGATTCATCATGGGGAAGCAGTGGCGATCGTCGGTGCCAATGGTGCAGGGAAATCTACATTATTGAAGCTACTGGTAGGTATTTTAATACCTAGCCAAGGCGAAATCAGTGTGGGAGGAACCAGCGTTACGAAGAAAACCCTGCCCTATATTCGCCAGCATATTGGCTTTACCTTTCAAGACCCCGATGATCAGCTTTTTATGAATACAGTCTATGATGATGTGGCTTTTGGCCCACGTAATTATGGCGTGGACGAGCCAGAGGTGGAGCAGCGTGTCTTAAGAGCCCTAGAAATAGTAGGAGCTGTTCACTTAAAAGATCGGGCGCCATATAAGCTATCTGGTGGAGAGAAACGAGCGGTGGCTATCGCAGCGGTGCTCACCATGGAACCAGATATATTGGTAATGGATGAACCTTCTGCTGCGTTGGATCCCCAGGCGCGTCGTCGCTTAATCAGGTTACTTCAAGGGTTTTCTCACACCAAAATCATTACCACTCATGATCTAGACATGGTCCTCGATCTGTGTGAAAGAACCATTATCGTTAAGGATGGTAGGATCGTTGCTGATGGTCCATCCTTAGAAATCTTGTCTAATGAGGAATTACTGGAGGCCTGTGGTCTTGAGAAACCCCTACGGATGCAGGGCTGCCCCATCTGTAACAGAAAGGAGGAGCACCTCACATGA
- the cbiQ gene encoding cobalt ECF transporter T component CbiQ gives MANIHESIYKMRFLDEMADQRTKIHQIHPLSKLLVTLTYIFVVISFSKYEISQLLPFLFYPILLFALAEIPVIPMLKRLLVAVPFVIGIGIFNPIFDRNVVLLVGDLPITGGWISFLSLIIKCGLTVLAALLLLATTGMDRLALALRMVKVPKIFVLQLLLTYRYITVLIEEAGRIYHAYMLRAPGQKGIQLKVWGSLAGQLLLRTYERAMRVYQAMVLRGFQGEYHPGGTKGLNHQDLIYMVSWILFFFLARLYDLPALIGAVIIGVIK, from the coding sequence ATGGCAAACATTCATGAATCGATTTATAAAATGCGCTTCTTGGATGAGATGGCTGATCAACGGACGAAGATTCATCAGATCCATCCGTTAAGCAAGCTACTGGTTACACTTACCTATATCTTTGTGGTGATCTCGTTTAGTAAGTATGAGATTAGTCAGCTACTCCCCTTTCTCTTTTATCCAATTCTCCTCTTTGCCTTGGCAGAGATCCCTGTCATCCCTATGCTGAAACGTCTGCTGGTAGCAGTACCCTTTGTCATTGGGATTGGGATCTTTAATCCCATCTTTGATCGAAATGTTGTACTACTCGTGGGGGATCTTCCCATTACAGGAGGATGGATCTCCTTTCTTTCATTAATTATCAAATGTGGGCTGACGGTCTTGGCAGCACTACTACTCCTCGCTACCACCGGGATGGATCGTCTCGCCTTGGCGCTGCGGATGGTCAAGGTTCCGAAAATCTTTGTCCTCCAGCTTCTGCTAACCTACCGCTATATTACAGTTCTAATCGAGGAAGCTGGTCGCATTTATCATGCTTACATGCTACGAGCTCCTGGACAAAAAGGGATTCAACTTAAAGTATGGGGTTCATTAGCAGGACAATTACTCTTGCGAACATATGAGCGAGCCATGCGTGTCTATCAGGCCATGGTATTACGAGGATTTCAGGGTGAGTATCATCCTGGAGGAACTAAGGGATTGAATCATCAGGATTTGATTTATATGGTGAGTTGGATCTTATTCTTTTTCCTAGCTAGACTTTATGATCTTCCTGCCCTGATCGGTGCAGTGATTATAGGGGTGATTAAATGA
- a CDS encoding energy-coupling factor ABC transporter permease, producing MHMADALLSPAVGGAMWVATAGIAAYSIKKIEHEMDEKKIPLMGVMGAFIFAAQMINFAIPGTGSSGHLGGGMLLAALLGPYAGFLTMAAILTIQALFFADGGLLALGSNIFNLGFYTCFLVYPLIFKPLVRKGYTKGRLFWGSLISAVIALQLGAFSVVLETFFSGKTELPFGTFLMLMQPIHLAIGVVEGLVTATVLTFVWQARPEIIEHAATGKVLHGISIKRVFVTLAVVTLFTGGVLSWFASSNPDGLEWSMLKTAGTDELEATSELHQSLSKIQEKTAILPDYGFKSSEGIVEESNEDGESIAAVSSGTSLSGVVGGVLTLLLAVAMGLVLRLVKRRKKATHSISM from the coding sequence ATGCATATGGCAGATGCCTTACTTTCACCAGCTGTTGGTGGAGCCATGTGGGTTGCTACTGCAGGGATTGCAGCCTATTCAATTAAGAAGATTGAGCATGAGATGGATGAAAAAAAGATCCCTTTAATGGGTGTGATGGGTGCATTTATTTTTGCTGCCCAGATGATTAATTTTGCCATTCCAGGTACAGGCTCCAGTGGACACCTTGGTGGAGGAATGTTACTCGCTGCTCTCTTAGGACCCTATGCTGGTTTTCTAACCATGGCCGCCATCCTTACCATCCAAGCACTCTTCTTTGCTGACGGTGGACTCTTGGCATTGGGGAGTAACATCTTTAATCTTGGGTTTTATACATGTTTTCTTGTCTATCCCCTGATCTTTAAGCCTCTTGTTCGGAAGGGCTATACAAAGGGACGTTTATTTTGGGGCTCATTGATCTCCGCGGTGATTGCGCTTCAATTAGGTGCCTTCAGTGTTGTACTAGAAACTTTTTTCTCTGGTAAAACAGAGCTTCCATTTGGAACCTTTCTGATGCTGATGCAACCAATTCACTTAGCCATTGGTGTAGTAGAGGGTCTTGTTACAGCTACGGTGCTTACCTTTGTCTGGCAAGCACGTCCAGAGATTATTGAGCACGCAGCTACAGGAAAAGTGCTTCATGGCATTTCCATTAAAAGGGTATTTGTGACATTAGCGGTGGTTACATTGTTTACTGGCGGGGTTCTCTCTTGGTTTGCCTCTAGCAATCCTGATGGCTTAGAATGGTCCATGCTTAAGACAGCAGGTACCGATGAATTAGAAGCAACCAGTGAGCTACATCAGTCATTATCTAAGATTCAAGAAAAAACAGCAATTCTACCTGACTATGGTTTTAAATCATCAGAAGGTATCGTAGAAGAGAGTAACGAAGATGGGGAGAGCATCGCTGCTGTGAGCAGTGGAACCAGTTTATCTGGCGTAGTTGGTGGAGTGTTAACGCTACTTTTAGCAGTAGCAATGGGGCTCGTCCTTCGCCTTGTAAAGCGGAGAAAGAAAGCAACTCATTCGATATCAATGTAA
- a CDS encoding dicarboxylate/amino acid:cation symporter, whose translation MKIRGNLLTQILIAFILAIILGVIFGNSVAVLKPLGDLFLRLIKFIIAPLVFTTLVVGVGSIGDPKQLGRIGIKTISYYLLTTGVAIIIGLAVAFLISPGKGVDLTMEHQDLTVTEPTSILDTFLNIVPTNPFAALAEGNILQIIFFALFVGLAITFVGKKAEPVYNFFEGFAEVMYKITGIVMKVAPLGILGLVAPIIGGYGLSVLMPLLKVIIAVALGCILHAVLVYSTAVKTFAKMSPFRFFKGISPAALVAFSTASSAGTLPVTIKNTQENLGVSNKISSFVLPLGATINMDGTAIYQGVAVIFIAQFFGLDLTFMQLVTVVLTTILASIGTAGVPGAGLIMLTMVLSSVNIPLEGIALIAGIDRILDMFRTTVNIVGDASAAVVVAGTEGELDKE comes from the coding sequence ATGAAAATAAGGGGTAACTTACTAACCCAAATCTTAATTGCATTTATTCTAGCAATTATCCTTGGTGTCATTTTTGGTAATTCAGTCGCAGTGCTAAAGCCTCTAGGCGACCTCTTTTTACGCCTCATCAAATTTATTATTGCACCACTGGTTTTTACTACACTAGTTGTAGGTGTAGGAAGCATTGGTGACCCGAAGCAGCTTGGGAGAATCGGCATTAAAACTATTTCATATTATTTATTAACCACTGGTGTCGCCATTATCATAGGACTTGCTGTTGCTTTCTTAATTTCACCTGGTAAGGGTGTCGATCTTACCATGGAGCATCAAGACCTAACGGTCACTGAACCAACAAGTATTCTTGATACATTCCTTAACATTGTTCCTACCAATCCTTTCGCAGCACTCGCAGAAGGGAATATCCTACAGATTATTTTCTTCGCCCTCTTTGTTGGCCTCGCCATCACATTTGTTGGCAAAAAAGCAGAGCCTGTCTACAATTTCTTCGAAGGATTTGCTGAAGTAATGTACAAAATCACCGGTATTGTTATGAAAGTAGCCCCTCTCGGTATTTTAGGTTTAGTTGCACCAATCATTGGTGGGTATGGCCTCTCCGTACTAATGCCACTGCTAAAGGTCATTATTGCTGTTGCATTAGGATGTATTCTTCATGCAGTGCTTGTCTATTCAACCGCTGTAAAAACTTTTGCAAAAATGAGTCCTTTCCGCTTTTTCAAAGGAATCTCGCCAGCAGCGCTCGTTGCATTTAGTACAGCAAGCAGTGCTGGAACATTACCAGTTACGATTAAAAATACGCAGGAAAACCTGGGTGTCTCTAATAAAATCAGTAGCTTTGTTCTACCCCTTGGCGCAACCATTAATATGGATGGAACAGCCATCTATCAAGGTGTCGCCGTCATTTTTATCGCTCAATTCTTTGGCTTAGATTTAACCTTTATGCAGTTAGTCACTGTCGTTTTAACCACGATTTTAGCATCCATTGGTACAGCTGGTGTACCAGGTGCAGGGTTGATCATGCTAACCATGGTCTTATCCTCCGTTAATATTCCACTTGAAGGCATTGCCTTAATTGCAGGGATCGATCGGATTCTCGATATGTTCCGTACAACCGTTAATATTGTAGGCGATGCATCTGCTGCAGTAGTCGTAGCAGGTACAGAAGGTGAACTAGATAAGGAATAG